In Hydra vulgaris chromosome 06, alternate assembly HydraT2T_AEP, a genomic segment contains:
- the LOC100204463 gene encoding small ribosomal subunit protein eS8, with translation MANSINYARILNCLNCYFTKRLFNTTSNLERLRSEWRRNRAPANTKLGTENITEVRKAYGGFKKWKAVTVKSGKYSLTSQNIDPEELQLVDIAHCTQAYEEKVITLHTYVIVDVNPLKDKINIEKLSLSDSTYIHIKELFDSGKLYAKVTTKPGQVGLCDGYIVEGLELDNLVNKIKNYRSVLK, from the coding sequence ATGGCAAATAGTATTAATTATGCAAGAATTTTAAACTGCTTGAATTGTTATTTCACAAAAAGGTTATTCAACACTACATCTAACCTTGAGAGACTTCGTTCAGAGTGGAGGAGAAATAGGGCTCCAGCTAACACAAAGCTTGGCACAGAAAATATTACCGAAGTAAGAAAGGCTTACGGAGGATTTAAAAAGTGGAAAGCTGTCACAGTGAAGAGTGGTAAATATAGTTTAACATCTCAAAATATAGATCCTGAGGAACTGCAACTTGTAGATATTGCTCATTGTACTCAAGCTTATGAAGAGAAAGTTATAACATTGCACACGTATGTTATTGTAGATGTCAAccctttaaaagataaaattaatattgaaaagcTGAGCTTAAGTGATTCCACCTACATACATATTAAAGAGTTGTTTGATTCGGGTAAACTGTATGCAAAAGTTACTACAAAACCAGGGCAGGTTGGATTGTGTGATGGGTACATTGTAGAAGGGTTGGAATTagataatttagttaataagaTAAAGAATTATCGATCtgtattaaaatag
- the LOC136081314 gene encoding zinc finger BED domain-containing protein 4-like — translation MSKTNKSVIKKGIRKRSFVWTYFEKDQKNQTKCNICYKILPYNSSTSSMQSHLSIDHCINSKISKKSTILLNDDDISDIESGNENSFEETGHKKLNKLLINFIVGTDQPISIVRHPDFVNLVSELNKSYKMPCINTVSKKLIPSITDNLRSILMLELKGCHFITITCDVWSSLSKNSYLGVTCHFIDKNMILVDRNLDLRFMSEVKTAEYLFNTLNEIFSEWSISTKIFALVTDSGANIFSAVNKFDDNVLKIPCAGHRLNLVVNDLLNTRDIKVKKLKNGSKCYEVKDYDGNGKLINKEITESEVKEIEKINEGKLEIAKVISSCRHIVGSFKHSEMLQKKLREVQETLRYETKIKLVQDIAIRWNSQFDMIESILTNKTALDMISIEYQNIKDYLPTANEFKVLEDLCDLLHPIKELTKLFSGKKYVTVTFLFPTLYSLLNGILESQPIFTELVKTFQKELLRSLKGRFKYVFANDFFLAATFLDFKFRKFEFIKNDIDRYECITKAKMFIKTFYEMHLKESEEIDITIETNCLNNTLNSSNSSTDNTIKTFQQSSTPPFANTTTFVNNQRRKPINLIELVTDKS, via the coding sequence atgtcaaaaacaaataaatccgTTATTAAGAAAGGAATAAGAAAACGAAGCTTCGTTTGgacatattttgaaaaagaccAAAAGAATCAAACAAAATGCAATATATGTTATAAGATTCTACCTTACAACAGTTCGACCAGTTCAATGCAATCCCATTTATCAATTGATCATTgcattaattcaaaaatatctaaaaaatcaacaattttaCTCAACGATGACGATATATCCGATATTGAGAGCGGTaatgaaaatagttttgaagagactggtcataaaaaattaaacaagttgttgataaactttattgttGGTACTGATCAGCCGATTTCGATAGTACGTCATCCagattttgtaaatttagttAGTGAGTTAAACAAAAGCTACAAAATGCCATGCATAAATACGGTGAGCAAAAAATTAATTCCATCAATTACGGACAATCTAAGATCAATTTTAATGCTAGAATTGAAGGGATGTCATTTCATTACAATTACTTGTGATGTTTGGTCATCATTGAGTAAAAACAGCTACCTCGGTGTGACTTGtcattttattgacaaaaatatgatTCTGGTTGACCGAAACCTGGATCTTAGGTTTATGTCTGAAGTGAAAACagctgaatatttatttaatacgtTAAACGAAATCTTCAGTGAATGGTCAATCAGTACTAAGATTTTTGCACTAGTTACTGACTCAGGTGCAAACATTTTCtctgcagtaaataaatttgatgataatgtTCTTAAGATTCCATGTGCTGGTCATCGTTTGAATCTTGTGGTTAACGATCTTTTAAACACGAgagatataaaagtaaaaaaattaaaaaatggttcaAAGTGTTACGAAGTAAAGGATTACGACGGTAAtggaaaattaattaataaagaaattacagaaagtgaagttaaagaaattgaaaaaattaacgaaGGCAAATTGGAAATCGCCAAGGTAATTTCATCCTGTAGGCATATTGTTGGTTCATTTAAGCATTCGgagatgttacaaaaaaagttaagagaAGTTCAAGAAACACTTCGatatgaaactaaaataaagttagtaCAGGATATAGCTATTCGCTGGAATAGCCAATTCGATATGATTGAATctatattaactaataaaactgCGTTGGATATGATAAGCATTGAAtaccaaaatataaaagactATCTTCCCACTGCTAATGAATTTAAGGTGCTGGAGGATTTATGTGATTTGTTACACCCAATTAAAGagctaacaaaactttttagcgGAAAGAAATATGTTACAGTAACATTTCTGTTTCCAACATTGTATTCTCTACTAAATGGAATACTTGAATCGCAACCCATTTTTACAGAACTAGTTAAGACTTTTCAAAAGGAATTATTAAGGTCTCTAAAAGGACgttttaaatacgtttttgctaatgattttttcttagcagctacttttcttgatttcaaatttcgtaaatttgagtttatcaaaaatgatatcGATAGATATGAATGCATTACAAaggcaaaaatgtttataaaaacattttatgaaatgcatctaaaagaatCCGAAGAAATCGATATaacaattgaaacaaattgtttaaataacacTTTAAACTCATCAAACAGCTCAACTGACAATACCATAAAAACATTTCAGCAATCGTCAACGCCACCGTTTGCAAATACTACCACTTTCGTTAACAACCAAAGACGAAAGCCAATCAACTTAATTGAACTTGTAACAGATAAATCATGA